The DNA segment CTTCCATTTTTCCACCCTTCCTGCCTCTTAAGCAAAGACAGGGAAAAGTGTATCACAGATCATTTTCGACCGCCGCAAATATGCAATTTTATATCGCCACTTTCCTACATTTTATCGTCGGCGCTGACAGTAGCAGATGACTGTATATCGCTTTCCATACATTCTCCTTAATGCAAATTCAGGATTATTGTTGTCACTATCTCATAAAAATAAACGCCTCTAATGAGGCGTTTTCATGTTCAGGGGCTCCAGACATGTGGCAGTTGTTCGTACAGATGACGACAACATAAAACTCGAAAGAGTCCCCTATCTATTCTGCAGCTATATTTAAAGAGATATGCGGTACTTTCTCGAAAAAATCTGACCTATATTTTTCGCTCTTAGTGCATGGCCCGCATATTACGGTCTTGATATCGCGAATTTCCTCAAGCGCTTTTCCCATCTCTACCGCGAGCTTGTTCCGGTCAAGTCGTAACCGTCGTCCACAAAGCGCGCAACGTTCAGCTTCTTTCGGGGCCATTAAAGGAACTCCCTTCATTTCCAGATGCACTATACAGTATTTGACAAATAAATGAATTATTCCTCCATAATGGCATGAGGCGAAGGCTTCATTTACAAAGGAGTAGTGTAGCCTAGACTACCAACATGAAAATATCAGAAGTCCTTCTCCCCGGGGGTATTATATCGCAATAAAGAAAATTTGATTCAGTAATACCGGGCGTTTGGACGGTTTGTGGACTTTTAGTGGACTGTCTTAATTTTTTTTATGATAGTCTATAAGCAAAGATTAATCATGGGGGGTATGAATCCATGAATAATAGTTCAGCCAAGTGCGTATTCGGAAGCCTAATTATTGGGGCGGCCCTTTTCACTTGGGTTATTATCACGATTTTCCTTGCGATAACAAAAACGGCATTTCCTCATTACGAAGCAATGTCGGGCATCGCCCTCACCGCTATCGGTATCGGGGCTGGGATGCTTGGTGTCCGTTAGCAATAGCCGATACCAGCAACTTGTCGCCTTGAGGAACCTCAATTGGTAGGAATTTGAAACTTAGAGTCGAATGTTGTTGTTTTAGGATGATTGGAGGTGGGTACATGAACATCGAATCAATCCATATTAAAAACTTACGTGCTTTTAAGGACCAATTAATATCGCTAGATGATTATAACTGTTTTGTTGGCCCCAATGGTGCGGGGAAATCGACTGTTCTGTGTGCATTAAACATCTTTTTCCGAGAGTCGCAAGGTACATCGACAAATTTAATAACGCTGAGTAAAGAAGATTTCCATCTGCTTAACACCTCAAATCCAATTGAGATTATTTTGACCTTTGTAGGCCTTAATGAAGAGGCCCAAGCCGATTTTGCAGACTACTATAGGCAAGGGAAGCTTGTAATATCAGCCGTCGCGACATATAACGATAAAACTGAGAGTGCTGAAGTTAAGCAGTTTGGGCAACGTATGGGCATGCCTCAGTTGAAAAATTTTTTTGAGGCTGAGGGCGATGGAGCTAAAGTACCTGAATTAAAAGCAATATATGCGGAGTTGTGTAAACAACTGCCTGACTTAAAAGCAGCCGGAACTAAAGAGGCTATGATTACCGCTCTTCGTGAATACGAAGCCGCACGCCCGGAGCAATGCGAACTTATTCCGAGCGAAGACCAGTTTTATGGAGTGAGTAAAGGTACTAATCGTCTTGCAAAACATTTGCAGTGGGTTTATGTGCCGGCCGTTAAAGACGCATCTGAGGAACAGATTGAATCGAAAAACAGTGCGCTGGGAAAACTGTTAGCCAGAGCAGTAAGAAGCAAAGTCAATTTTGCCGATGACATTGAGGATATTTTAAAGGGAGCACAGCAGCAATACCAATGTCTACTCGATAGAAGTCAGTCCGTTTTGGATGAAGTAACACAATCGCTGCAAAAAAGAATTTGCGAGTGGGCTCATCCGGAGGCGAATCTAAAAGTTCAGTGGCAACAAGACCCTCAAAAATCAATTAAAGTTGAAGCACCCTTTGCTGGAATCCTTGCCGGAGAGGGTAATTTCGAAGGTCAGCTCGCGCGATTCGGTCACGGTCTCCAGCGGTCATTCCTTTTAGCCCTTTTACAGGAATTGGCTAGTAGCGAAGACAGTGGCCCTAGGCTCATTATTGGATGTGAAGAACCAGAATTATATCAACACCCGCCACAAGAACGACATTTATCCGCCGTTCTGCAGCTTCTCAGTCAAAAGAATGCGCAAGTTATAATCACTACGCACAGCCCCCACTTTGTCTCAGGAACAGGTTTTGAAAAAGTTAGAATGGTTCGCCGACACATAGCGGAAAAATATGCTGTCGTGAAACATATGGCTTTTGAGCAGATTGCTAGTACCGTTTCCGCTGCTTTGGGTGAAAAACCTTTAAAGCCGGCTGGCACATTAGCAAAAGTGCATCAAGTTCTCCAGCCATCACTTAACGAAATGTTCTTCACCCACCGATTAATTCTTGTTGAAGGCTTAGAGGATTTCGCTTACATCAGTGCTTGGCTAAGTATAACCGGGCGCTGGGACGAATATCGGCGTCTCGGATGTCACATCGTTCCGTGCAATGGCAAAAGCATGATGATTCAGCCTCTTTCGATTGCAAGAGGTCTAGATATACCGGTGTTTCTCGTTTTCGACGGAGATAGTGGAGCAAAACATCCAGAAGAGCATAAAAAAGATAATGTCGCGTTGTTAAGGCTAATTGGTGCAGATGCGACCAATCCTTTCCCTCCAACAACTATGTGGGGACCTAACTATGCAGTTTGGAGCACCGATATGGGTACAGTAGTAAAAGCTGATGTCGAAAATCAAGCATGGGAAAAGGCGTACGAGTATGCGAGTAGAGTATGCGGACAAGCCGGCGACATTCAAAAAAATGCATACCACATCGGGGCACGGCTAGCCTGGCTATTTGAAAATGGTATTAAACCGGCCAGCCTCGAGACTCTAAGCGAAAAAATCTTGACCTTTGCGAAATAGTTAATATCGTTGCTTTTCAAAACGTTATGAACGTAGTTTTGGGAATCAAAATATGACAATAGCCGTTTGGACTCAAATAATGCCCAAACGGCCAAAGTTCGGTATTAATGACAAATCACACCACATCAATTTCTGGCTATAATTGTATAGTAGCTAAGCTATTCTGCAACCTGAGTGAATATATGTGTATGCCAAAAATGCCAGGGAAAGTGTGGGTCTTAAGACCTGCGTTTCCCTGGCATTGGCGAAAGGTCCTGTTAGTGAAAATAGTTACTGTATCTTGGTGCTTGTGACCGTCTTACTCGAGAGATAGCCAGCATGACTTATGCCAAGGATTGCGAGGAATCCTTCGGAAAGAGCCGGGAAGCTAACGATTTTATCCGGAGGGACGGTCATGATGGTGTTGATGACAAGGGCTTCGTAAGAAATGACAGCAACGACTGTGAACAGGAACATCTGTACTTTGGATATGTCGACGTACGCAGCGTCGCCGATTTCGTCTCCTTCAAACATGTCCGCCAGGTCAGCCTGAGAGATGTCTGGGTTGGCGTAAACGACTCCGTTCGAAGCCGACTTCACCTCGTCCGCTTTGAGGTCGAACTTTGTGGCGATTCTTTCGACTTCCTCGTCGGAAGGGGTTGCTTTGACGGCCTTATTGTTTACAATGAGGGGGCTGAAATAACTTGATGCGTAACTGATGCCCATTAGCGCCCAGAGCCGCCAGTCGATTTCCACTGCAAGCGGTTCGGGCACTAGTTCGGAACCGGCCCGGATGCGAACGAAAACAATGGTGATGTAAGCCGCAAGCACGATGATAGTCCATAGCACGGCCTGGAAACGGGAGAGGCTCATCATGTTCCGATTACCTATGAGTATGCCTAAAGGTTTGCCGTTGCTGTGGAGACCATGTAGCATCAGGAAGAACACCAAGGCCACCGTCACGCCGAAGAGGTTCCAACCCTTCGGAAGACTCCACGCAGCCCATGTCATCACGGCGAGGGCTCCAACCAAAAGCCATCCGAGGGTCTTGTCATCGAAATAGGTCTTCATCACCGGTTTAGCTGTGTCTCCCACGGAAATCACCTTCCTTCAGGTCACTTGCCCGCTGCCGCAAGAGTGGTAGCTAAGCCGCGGTAGTACGAGTCGAGGATTTCGGCTCCGAAACCGAACCTTGTCGCATTGTCGGCAGACGCATTAGTCTCGTCTCCGTTGAGGGAGGCGGGAAGGCCTGTGTCGAGGTTGTAGTTCTCGGTGAAGTAAGGGAAGGCTTGCTGACACAAGAACTCCTTCGCAGATGCTTCGTTTTGTCCGAAGTAGGCTTCGCCGGCTGAGAAGACGGTCTCAACAGCCTTGACGGTATAGTTGTATAGGCCGAGTGCGGAGTAAAAGAGTCGGTCATTGCCGGGAGCTGGAAACCAAGGTTTCTGAGCCTCGTTCATGCGGGCGATGTGAGCAGCTTCCCACTCTTCGTAAGGTTTTACGGGTTCGAGCGCCATGAAGTTGTAGTGGATTTTTCCTACGGCGTAGAAGTCCCCGCCAATAAGTTTGGCGAAGTCTTCGTAAGCCTTGTGGATGGGGTGCTTCTCGTCGCTAAACTCTCTCTTCATGAACAGGGCCTCGAAATCGAGCTTGCCGGAATAGGCGGCGCGGATTCCGGCCATGTAAAGGTCGGCGATATCGGGGTCGAGCATATCGTGGTTGTTGCCAGCTCCGCATCCGACCGCTACATCGAGTGCGAAATCTGGGTCGGCGTTCTTCTTGGTGGCGAAGATATAGCTGTCGACCATACCTTCGAAATTTTTGTGGTCCTTGTACTCGTCTTCGGGATGGTTTCGCCAATGGTCGCAAGTACTACGGTAGACGAAGGGGTGGAAGACGCAGTCGGTTACGACGTGCCCGTAGAATCCGTAGGCGAACGCCTTCATCTTGCCGATGACGTCGGCGGGTGCGGCACTCGCCTTGATGTAGTCGAGCATCGCGCAGAAGCAGTCGAGGGTGCCGTCCCAGTGCATCTCGTCGGACACCTTCTTGTATGAGAACGATTTGATAGCTTTGGAAATAAATACGTCCTTCACGTAGAACAGGTCGGGGCCGAAGGAACCGAAACCGACGAAGTTGGAATACTCTCTCCAGAAGATAGGGTCAAGGCGCTTGATGGCGTCCTTGCATACTAGGTAATGGGTCACAGGTTGCGACATTCGAGACACCTCCAAAAATTTCTCCAAGCTTCTTCAAATTAGGAAAGGAAATCGGGGTTACCGGATTGGGAAGGGGGAGGAGATGGTCGGTTGCGGACAGTTAGCCGCACAGTACATATTCCGGCGTGAACGGTTCGGCCTTAGCCGAGAAGAATGTGTCCTTGAGATGGCGGAACTCCTTTCTTGCTATGACGTAGCCCTTGCCTTTTAGGGAGTCGATGCCGTCGATGCCGTCTAGGCTATAGGCGTCCGGCGCCACGACCGGGTTGATTCTGTAAATCCTGGATTGGTCACCGCCAAGTCGTAAGGTAGCCATGTTCATTGCCGCGGCAGATTGGGCCTGGTAAAACAGCTCGACAATCAGGAGCGATTTGACCCAGTCCGCCATGCCTTCTGGGGTTTTTCCGGGAGTGGACCAGTCAAGAGGGGCCTGAGAGCAGCCTAAGCTCAGGATTCTTATCTCGCTGGGGTCCCAGCTGAGCACGTCTGCACCTTCCATGGCGGCAACGAGAACAGGGTTGTTGCACCAAACGCCGCCGTCGACCAAGGGCACCGAGTGGCAGTTCCGGTGCGCCGGGAAGAACATCGGGGCTGCGGAAGTGGCGAGAGCTACATCCATGGCCGGGGCCTTGTAGTCGTTCATTAGGCGTTTATGATGGGCGGTCTTGTAAAGGTAGGCGTCGCAGGAATCGAAATCGAAAGCGGGAATCACAAGCCTGTTCCTGCTTTCGCCAAGCCTTCTTCCGCCGAAATGCGGCTCCAGGGCTTCCTTGAGAGGTACATCTTCGTACATGGGTTTTGATATCATCTTGGCGATGCGCGCCAGCTTACCACCATTGCGCCGGAAAACCTTAGGGCCCAGTTCTGCGTAAAGACCAAGGATTTCCTTAGCGGTCATTCCGAGTCCGAGACCGAGGGCGATGATGCCGCCAGTGGATGTGCCGACGATAAGGTCGAAGTATTCGGCGACGGAACCGTCAAGGTGCTCTTCGACGTGAGCAAGAAAGGATGCGGGGAGCGTGCCTTTCACGCCCCCGCCGTCGATGGAAAGAATCTTTTTCATAATATCTCTCCTAAAGTGCGGGGAGGAAGATTCAAGGTTCTTCGTCAGGTTCGCGGTGGATACCGCCGCCCAGCCACTCCCCTGTGGCGAGCCAGCCCTCGTAACAGAAGAGCCAAAGGGATGTCCAGGGGATGATGGTGTCGCAAATCAGATTATTACGGGTGAACTCCCTCCACTTGGGGTAATACAGGCAAAGATAGCCGCTATGGTAAGTGTGGGGGATTCGTTTACCGTCCGGCCTTCTGAGAAGCTTCGGTTCGAGGACGAGCACTCTGGGCGGCCGTTCGAGACAATAAGTCACCTGTACCTTGTAATTCTGGCTAAGGGGAGCTGGTTTGATAAACCCTTCCCATATGACGGTGTTCCCGGTCCACTGATGGTTGAAGCCAGGGAAGCTCTCTTTCATGGTGGAGACTTGCCTTGAGAGAGGGATGGTGAGTTCGCCCCGCATGATGCCGTAACGCAACCTCTGGGTGTCAAATCGCTCCCGATTATCGAACTTAGGCTCCGTAAAACGTGTTTTTCTTGACATCAAGGCCTCCCGAGCCGGCAAGGACGAGTCCCCGTCTGGAGCTGTCGATGGCCAGCATACCGGAATTCCTAATTTTCTGGATGTATTCCTGTTGCTCGCTGATGGCGTGGACTGAAACTGCCTCGCCGAACATTGCGGAGAGGAGCTTCTGTATGTGAGGAAGACCTGCCCCGTCGCGAGCCGCAAGGCGGATATCATTCCATTCCCTGATGAAACTTCGGAGCCATTTTAGGAACGAATCATATAGGGCCCGGTCGTTGTCCCACTTTTCGCTGAAATCCTCAGCTGGATTCGTGGGGTTAGGAACAACGAGCCGCCTACCAGACGGGATGGAGTGCATAATACCGGCCAAGGTCTCCGCAAGGCCTTCGCTCACGGAATAATGACCGGAGTAAGCGTTGGCCGCTAGGGTGGTTAGCACGACGCTAATGGGTGCTCTATCGGGGTCGTCAGAAAAAGCGATGTCGCGGCGCCGCTTGAAAAGCTGCACAATCTTCTTCAGGGTGGGCTTGTCCTGGGGCAGGTCGTAATCCGGGAAGGGTTCGACCTTCGCCGCCTTTTCGAGGAAGACGTGGTGACGGCTCTTACCGTCGAACCAGGCCGCGAATCCTTTAGGGTTGCTATCCTTCCAGGTGAGGAGCTTCCGGTCCGGAACTTTGAGGGCCCCGGGAGTCTTGTCGTTGTCTGGGTACCCGGGAAGGATGTCCATGTGGAAATTGCGAGGGTAGTCAAGCCGGATGCAACGGTTCATGCGTTTGACCATGGGCTTATAGGCACCGTTTTGCTGGAGTCGCTTCTCTATGAGGTCGAGCGTTTCGACGGGGCCGTGGCCTCTCCAGCCACCGGCCAGTTCGCAAACGAGGTCGAGGTCGAACTCGTCCTGCTTTAAGGGCTTGACAGTGGTGTCTATGGCAAGTGACCCCTGAGCGTAGATGACGGGTGTGAATGGGGTCAAGGGGCTATCGTCGTCACCCAACCATCTCCCGACTTCCACGTATTCGCGCTTAGCGAAATCGCGCTGGTCGGACGTGATTTCGAGTTTCCGGCCGATGCGGGCGAGCAGGTCGTCAAGCATCGCGTCTGGACTATCGGTGATGAACATGCTGATTTCCTCCTTTCTTTAAATTATTTTGGAAATGGCCCATAAACCTGACGAAAAGGACAAAAAAACCCTAGGGATACGCTCTTTCGCGTGTCCGCCAGGGTTTTTATCCCTACGGTGAGCTTTGTAAAAGCCGGTTTCACTCGGTCCGTGCCAACGGGTCCTGATGAGTCATCCTTTGAGGAACCCAAGAAACCAACAAAAAGCGAATATGAACGTTTTTCCAAGTTAATGATACGACAATAAATTCAGAAAATCAACCCCCTTTTGACTGATTATACAAAATATTGTGGTTTTTGCCTGTCGAGTACAGCAATATGTAGGGCTGAAAGACTTGGGGCGGCAACGACTAATAATGAACCATATGGGATACATTTAGCATAATGTTCGGCCTAATGGTCCATTATCAGTAGCGAACCGCTTCTCTAAACATAGTAAAACAGGGATTTTGTCCCTGTTTTTTATTTTTTATTTTTATCCGATAGTTGTTTACGCATAACCTTACTTTCGACATAAAAAGATGTAAGTCGAAAAAATATTTAAATTTCATGCATATAACTTATTTTCAGCGGTAACAATATGGGGGTATTTTGAAGAAATGGGTGATTATATGTCGGAATTCTCATGGAGCCTTTCAAGAGCCAAAACGTTCTATCGTTGCCGCCGCGGTTACTATTATCATTACTACGCTTCCCAATATGACCCTAATATAGCGTTGCTAAAGGGAATGCAGACTTTACCGAGTTTTGTTGGAAGCGTTCTTCATTCGGTTGCGAAAACCGCTATTTGGTGCAAACTGGCTACGGGCTCGGTCGAGGAGGACCTTTTATTATTGTTGGCTATGGAAAAGTTGAATGAGACGATGTCAGCCTGCAGAGATAAGGCGAATTGGGCAAGGCTCAACAGTAAGAAAGTGGTTATGCTGCAAGAAGCCTATTACTTCATGGACGCGAGCCTTATTAGGCGAATAGAGGGTTTTCGCGAAAAAATTAAATTGCTAGTCAATAATTTGGTTGCTTCACAGACGCTCAA comes from the Sporomusaceae bacterium genome and includes:
- a CDS encoding AAA family ATPase, which translates into the protein MNIESIHIKNLRAFKDQLISLDDYNCFVGPNGAGKSTVLCALNIFFRESQGTSTNLITLSKEDFHLLNTSNPIEIILTFVGLNEEAQADFADYYRQGKLVISAVATYNDKTESAEVKQFGQRMGMPQLKNFFEAEGDGAKVPELKAIYAELCKQLPDLKAAGTKEAMITALREYEAARPEQCELIPSEDQFYGVSKGTNRLAKHLQWVYVPAVKDASEEQIESKNSALGKLLARAVRSKVNFADDIEDILKGAQQQYQCLLDRSQSVLDEVTQSLQKRICEWAHPEANLKVQWQQDPQKSIKVEAPFAGILAGEGNFEGQLARFGHGLQRSFLLALLQELASSEDSGPRLIIGCEEPELYQHPPQERHLSAVLQLLSQKNAQVIITTHSPHFVSGTGFEKVRMVRRHIAEKYAVVKHMAFEQIASTVSAALGEKPLKPAGTLAKVHQVLQPSLNEMFFTHRLILVEGLEDFAYISAWLSITGRWDEYRRLGCHIVPCNGKSMMIQPLSIARGLDIPVFLVFDGDSGAKHPEEHKKDNVALLRLIGADATNPFPPTTMWGPNYAVWSTDMGTVVKADVENQAWEKAYEYASRVCGQAGDIQKNAYHIGARLAWLFENGIKPASLETLSEKILTFAK
- a CDS encoding zinc dependent phospholipase C family protein, which translates into the protein MTHYLVCKDAIKRLDPIFWREYSNFVGFGSFGPDLFYVKDVFISKAIKSFSYKKVSDEMHWDGTLDCFCAMLDYIKASAAPADVIGKMKAFAYGFYGHVVTDCVFHPFVYRSTCDHWRNHPEDEYKDHKNFEGMVDSYIFATKKNADPDFALDVAVGCGAGNNHDMLDPDIADLYMAGIRAAYSGKLDFEALFMKREFSDEKHPIHKAYEDFAKLIGGDFYAVGKIHYNFMALEPVKPYEEWEAAHIARMNEAQKPWFPAPGNDRLFYSALGLYNYTVKAVETVFSAGEAYFGQNEASAKEFLCQQAFPYFTENYNLDTGLPASLNGDETNASADNATRFGFGAEILDSYYRGLATTLAAAGK
- a CDS encoding CBASS cGAMP-activated phospholipase, yielding MKKILSIDGGGVKGTLPASFLAHVEEHLDGSVAEYFDLIVGTSTGGIIALGLGLGMTAKEILGLYAELGPKVFRRNGGKLARIAKMISKPMYEDVPLKEALEPHFGGRRLGESRNRLVIPAFDFDSCDAYLYKTAHHKRLMNDYKAPAMDVALATSAAPMFFPAHRNCHSVPLVDGGVWCNNPVLVAAMEGADVLSWDPSEIRILSLGCSQAPLDWSTPGKTPEGMADWVKSLLIVELFYQAQSAAAMNMATLRLGGDQSRIYRINPVVAPDAYSLDGIDGIDSLKGKGYVIARKEFRHLKDTFFSAKAEPFTPEYVLCG
- a CDS encoding nucleotidyltransferase codes for the protein MFITDSPDAMLDDLLARIGRKLEITSDQRDFAKREYVEVGRWLGDDDSPLTPFTPVIYAQGSLAIDTTVKPLKQDEFDLDLVCELAGGWRGHGPVETLDLIEKRLQQNGAYKPMVKRMNRCIRLDYPRNFHMDILPGYPDNDKTPGALKVPDRKLLTWKDSNPKGFAAWFDGKSRHHVFLEKAAKVEPFPDYDLPQDKPTLKKIVQLFKRRRDIAFSDDPDRAPISVVLTTLAANAYSGHYSVSEGLAETLAGIMHSIPSGRRLVVPNPTNPAEDFSEKWDNDRALYDSFLKWLRSFIREWNDIRLAARDGAGLPHIQKLLSAMFGEAVSVHAISEQQEYIQKIRNSGMLAIDSSRRGLVLAGSGGLDVKKNTFYGA